DNA from Daucus carota subsp. sativus chromosome 1, DH1 v3.0, whole genome shotgun sequence:
AAAATACACAGAAGACAAACTACCCTGCAGCATAATTGACAAGGAGGGGAAGGATAACACAGCGGCGATCAAAAAAACTGACTGCATGGAAAATACTTCTAGCACAGGATTAACGAAATCAGAACGTCCTACTTTCCCAAAATTAGGAGAGACCATTTGCACAACAAACCTAAGTATTATTCATGGTTCCAGTAAAACCAATAACAGAGGCGAACATACAGTATTACTACATGTTGGAACCTCGTCCCATAATAGTACCGTATTGTACAACGTATCCTTACACTTACAGCCAGGAACTATATGACCAGAGGGTTACATGTCAGCAGCCACTATACCAAGCACCAATAACAAGGGCAGGAGACTATTTCAGTGATGAAAACAGTGCTGGATGCCATGTAATGTAGTCAAGCGTATTATTacaatatagtatagattattttAAACTTGCCCAGTGAGGCCCTTCATCTCATAAGCAGCTTTTTAACTTTTAACTCGTACATACCAAAAATTTCTCAAATCGTCATGCACAACACAAAACACAATTGCCCCCAGCCCCCCATTGCCTACTACTATAAAAATAATTCAGTTATGGTACGATAAAAATGAAGGGTCCATTGAACTACTGCTCTTCTTCTCAGGTGCTTGGTAAGCGCTTCAGATCCATTTCAACTTGGTGAATCGTCCATTGCATATTTTCCAGTTTCTGTGGCAACAAACAAAATTGTCAGTTCACACTTCACTGAAAAATAAAACTGGGACAAATTTGACTAATCTCAAACATCAATACTCACCTGCACTATGTCATGGTACTGCCTTGCAATTGTGTCAAAGTGAGGGTCCACACCTAGATATTCCCGAAGTCGTGTAACCTAAGAATAGAACATGGGACACCAAAGGTTTGGTAAAACCATTTCAAACTATTCAATATACTTATCTCATTAAACCAACAAGAAGCAAATACAAAGCCACATCTTCCGGATTAAACCCAAAAGGTCCAATTGATAGAGTACGGAGTTACATACTACAAAAGTCTTTAAAAACAAGATCAACAtgacttagcaaaaaaaacaaGATTAACATGAAAAATCTACATAATAGTCTCACTCTCAATGAAAAAAAATAGGATTACAGAAACTGAATCATTTTCCAACTTAAACAACagcataaataattaaataattaagttgaTTCCAGATATTTTGCCTATTACCAGTATTACAATTGTAAGTTTGCCAGAAGCAGTATCTAATTGCAAAAAGTGTTTTTCTTTGGgattcatatatcatataattaatttttaaagtcCACATCAGATCTGTATCAAGGAGAGAGTATTCTAAAAAGTGATGAAAAAGTACCGCTTTGTTATAGGAGAGAGAAGCCTCTTCTGTAGCTTCAACTAGATacttcctgaaacaaaagatAAAACTAAGATTCTTCCATATGAACCAGGGACCGAAAGATTTTAAACATAAACATTGTTTACCTAATTTTGTGCAGAGCTGGAATTGATTCATTGGTGTAAGTATCCAGCAGGAGAATATGCTCCAAAACTCTGTATTACAAACAGAAAGGTTATATAAATTAGTAATCTACAAACTGATTGTGTTAGGAAGAtttctttcttttaaaataagatgttataaatgattttccaggttaaaatattaacatacaAGTCACAGTGAGGTGTTTTTCATAGATATAAACTTAATAGTCTCAGGAAATAAAAGAATGGACCCAATATCATATATACTTTCACTGAGGAAGTACATGCTAATTCTTTACATTCTGAAAGAATTATCAAGCTAACATAAATATGTGACAGTACTGGGTTTAAACAGCTTCTATTAATAGTCTGCTTCGTTCACAAATGTATAGCTAAATCTTACGAGCATTAAAGAATTCTTTCCTATAAGCAGAAAGAAATTTTTGTTGGAAGCACGTGATTTAACAAAACTGTAATATAATCTACAAGCTGATTGAGATTAAAAATACTTTTCTCTTGACAAGAAAATAATATCTTCTTTTAATAGATGGACAGATAATTTGTCAGATCAAAGAAGTAACACAAGTCAAAGTTGAGGTGTTTTTTCATGAAGGTATATACAGCAGGGTGCTTGAGCATGTTCTAAGTGTGCAACCATATAGGGCCCTTTGTTCAAGGAGGACTTAATTTTCATATATGCATATTTATATacactagcttataacccgtgcaacgcacgggcggttataatatttgttattttattgtatatattttaaattgaactaattttattttgaaaataaaattatgatagaataatatgattaaataaaaattttatttaacagcTGAATAAATTCTTAGTAGTTAATTCTGTCAaataactaattaaaaattacgtcgaacatatatattttaatgaggaagttaaaatatactttttttatatgttaCAATTTAAGAAGACCTATAAACCCAGATATATATCAACCAAccaatatttcgttattaatgattaataatatcatatagaatatattataagttaaagagaCGCGTAAATCCAGATATCGACCCATCATACTGATctaatctataatattttagtctaataaaaaaataaaaaatatattacaatatgttataaattaaagaggtcctgggtcgaataccaaccggctcGCCAAACTCGACCGACCGACCAACTGAACTTTTACTATTTCGGCTTTAGTGATATAATAATGtaagtatagtatagatttataatattacttttaaagtgagacCATTAGAgcatataaaaataatgttaatgcattttaaatgaaaaatatcaccggttatttattaataattatatataataatattatagtttTATGTATGTGTCGCCCGTTAGAAtggtaattactatgttgctctatgttattttagaagattgagttattttagtaagaaaatataaagaagataatttatatcagttaaaaagaataattggttatatggATAGGCCGTATTTCGGCCCATGTATCGACTAATgttttactttttataatatagtatagatatataataatattgtctTTTTTATACGTATATTCCATGTGTTATGTTTAGAAAAATCCGTTTTTAGTTAGGAATATGAAAAAGATAACGTGTTTTAGTTAGAAAGGGTAATTGCCATGTTGTccaatattaattttagaaaattgagtttttttagttagaaaatataaaaaagataatagttttagttaaaaaggatgtttgattatataaataggcccataactcggcccaagtaccgaccgaccaaacttttaatgtttcggctttaatggTAGAGTTAATTACAATTTGTAACCCCTaagtttgctccaaacgcagtttagtacctgaactttaaattgtggcaatatgcaccctaaacttaacattctcgtgcaagttgtaacccctagtcagtattccgtccaaatctaccgttaactttaactgtttgagagataaCAGTGTATATATTAGTTTCTAGCAGCTACTTTACCTCCTATGACccctcaaaatataatacataatttttgaggggtaATAGGCGGTAAAtaagctgttagaaactaatgtacacactgttacctctcaaacagttaaagttaacggtcgATTTTGACAgaatagtgactaggggttacaacttgcacgggaatgttaagtttagggtgcatattgccacgttttaaagttcaagtactaaactgcgtttggagcaaacctaggggttacaaagtgtaattaactcttaatagtatagtatagatatgataaattaataacaaaatatattaacgtAAATTAGTTGAAATGTATGCATGTGAAATTGTTGTTGGCGTCTTTAGATCCATTATGATGATTTAAATCACGAGGAAAAGTTTGAGattgaataaataaaagttGATGTTGTATGGTTGCACATATATTACATAATGAAATTAATATGAAACGATTTCAGAGtagatatattttagttaaagacCTTAACTATAAATTACACAGAGTAGATATATTACATAATTATGTTGTAAtcatcatacatatatattatatataaatttctattttttattagttaaaagttGCACATAAAGATAGATTGATAAAtatctggcaaaaaaaaaaagatagattgataaataaagtatttagaATTTGAGTATATACTCATGTCACTCTATTATTACCAACATTAATATTAAGATATTAAGTCGTGTAATAAACTGATTGTGTTTTGAATATTTCAGATATTAATGACCTTGTCAGTTACCccgtataattttttttttcacaatATATATTACTTAAAACATATTTGATTTGCTGCTAAGTAGTCCAatcttaaattcataataaggTAAACAATGTTATCAACGCGAGTGAaagatgaaataaaataaaaaatttatatttagacAAATAATAATTAGAAGTATCTTATAATGATTTTacttattcttttaaaaaaattatgattatctAGGAcacttttagttgattttgcaCGGACATCCAAATTCTCAAGAACGACTCTGAGTAAAAACTTAATAGTACTAgcaaaacaaaatcagcaatgAGCCCAATACTGTATATACTTTTTCACGAAGTACGTACTACTAACTCTTCACATTTTAGAACAATTATCAAGCTACACATGAGCATAGCATGAGCATTTGACAAATAAAATAAGACTGTACACTACAACGTCAAAACGAACAATAGTAAACCAACACACACAATCGCAAATATGAAGTTGAGAACAATAATATGGAAAAGAATGAAATGGAAAGAAACTCCCAACTACATAATGCATGTTGtacaatatacatacaaatatcgGTTATGAAGTATAAAGCTAAAAGGAACAAGGACTTCTGATATATCGATTTAGAAAATTAAGGTATTTGTAACTTTCCTTTCCAGCCATTCTTTCAAGTACAAACATACATAATGTCCAACAAAATgatgataaaaaggctagagagACAAACCTCAACTTTGCGCTCATCGTTTCACATCTTTTGCATAGCCAAGTCTTTTGCAGTTCATCCTGTTTAATATGACTAAATTCAGTGGTTCCATTGATGATAAAGGGAGAAAAATCTAATGAAATCCTGGATCTATGTTCTACATTTGACACACACGTGTAACATAGACATAATCAAGTCTCATGTATAGCCTTAACCACAATGTACTTTGAAGAAGCAAGCTTACATATTTATGTTGATGTTGCAACTTCAAATCTTTGACAAGCTTGATAAGCACACCAAGAATCTGCTCCAAGACCTTTTCAagagaaaaaaaacaaataggGCAAAGTAGCGATATAGACAAATAATAACAAACAAGGATAAACCTACATATATTATGCGCATGTAAACTTCTTCACATACATTATAATACTCAGCAAACTTCCTATCCGCAGAATATAGATCCTCACGCAAAGCTGCTTCCTCCCTTTCAATCTCCTCAATAATTAACTTTACTCTTTTGGTATCACAAAAAGATAAGAAATTGTTGATCAGGACATAATATAAGGACGGATAATGCTCAATAGATCATGACCCACAAGAGGCACAAAGTATTCAATTAATTATGACTATTCCAGAAATGGACAAACTAATAGTAGATTTGAATAAGATTCACAAAGAAAAACTGAAATTGGAGAAATAAGACTGGTCAGGAATTTAAAGGAACTCTATATATTAGCTAATCAGTTCCACTGATGAGGCATGAAAAGAGCCCAGAAGTTAATCAAGAGTCAATTTATTGGCTAGGACTTGATGAGAAAGAATATAAGCACTGTGGATATGGGAAAACCACAAACCTTTCTGGAAGCCTGGCACTTGAATTCCCAGATGAAGAATCTGAACAAATAAGTaaagtttcaaataaatttattacgtGTAACCCAGTCTTGCACTAACATATACATAAGGGATTACATAATCAGCTAGGTAAGAATCATATCTCAAGCCCATACAAGTGACACAAGTTAACCAACTCATTCTTGAGAATCATGCAATGAAACGATAATATAAAGAAAAGCAAAAATCACCAGAGGGCCTATTTGGAAACAACCATCCACTTCTCAGTCTAATTGGaaacaaaaatccatttctcatcttGAATGAATTTGGCATGTATGTCGTGCACATGGATGACTGGTATAACTGAGTAGGAATACAAGTGGCTATGTACAAGGGTAAATTCAGTTATCAAGTCTCACCAATGTCATCAATGAAGGCATCTGCTAACTTATCACATTTAGCTTTTAAACGACTCTCAATCTCGCGGAGCAATGGCATCTGATATTCTGTCATATCCTATAAATTCAACGATATGGTCAATAATATTGTTGAGTTGAACTACAACAAATTCACGATTTCACATAGAAAGGGGTAAAACCCATCAAAAAAAGCTCAAAAAGGCAAAAGAATTGTACATCATTAATCGTAAATGCAGGTCAAATAGTGTAAAAAATGCCAAAAAAAAGAAGTATTTAAAGAAACTGTTTATCATCTCACATTTGACAGAGGTTCCTGTTGAAGTTGAGTTCTCCACAAATAACTAGGAGTTATTCCAAGAAATCGATCAGGTACACCCCCAACTTCAGGTTGTCCTGTGTCTGTAGCATTGCTAGAGAAGACACTACCTGAAGGGCCGACAGGGCCAATTGCAGACAGATTTGTGTAATTCGTGGAGTTTGAGCTTGAGGTTATAGTAACACTGGTATTTGAACTGTCAAGTGAGCTTCTTGACATCGCGCTCCATTTTTCAATTTCTTCTTCATTAACCTCCCCATCTTTTGATATCATTGGCAATCTCAATCTTTGTGCTGCTTCAGCAACTGTCAAACGATGCTCAAGGGTCTCATAAACCTGAATTATACATGTTTACTTTGTTACTTcataatcaaaacaaactatACCCTGAGGATAATAACTACTTTGCAAATCTCTCATAACATGTCGAGCATCTTTCTAGACTTCTACTGGAAAAAATATAACTTTCGTCTAATGAGGCACTTGGCTATTGACTGTTTTCAAAGAGTGGTCTAGCAGCCTAAGATAACACAAAATGCCTTCAACTCACTAAAGTAGATAAACTAGAAACACAAATAATAGATCATCAAAGGAAACAAAACcaccaaaaataaaaagaattaagaaaagaattgAGCTCAGACACATAGTCAAGAGGCAGAAACCTGAGGAGAGCTTTTCAAGCCAAGCTGAGGATATAGAGACTGAATATCACGAGTGCTGCCAAGACTAGCGACGGAAAGTGCCTGCTGGTAATCCTCTACCATTGCATTTGCTTCACAATATACAGcctacaaaaaatataatcatctaCAAAATATACCcagcaaattaaaataaaacccTAATTGATCACAAAAAGATACCATTGCTTCCAAATAGCGCAATCTCTCTGTGGCCATTTCTTCTCTTGCCTGCAACGTCCACAATTAAAGTTCAAATTTGCCTAAAATGAATGAATGGATGTAAGGACCAGCCTAGATATAGTTGATATACAGATACTCACTACAAACATAcatatgagagagagagagagagagagagagagagggagagagagagagagtttacGAGTTGGAGATCATAGTGGGCGGATTTGGAGACGAGAGATCCATCAGGAGCCAAGCAATGGCGTTCCAATTGATCG
Protein-coding regions in this window:
- the LOC108205611 gene encoding AUGMIN subunit 4, producing MVKGQNLPADVTQLIDQLERHCLAPDGSLVSKSAHYDLQLAREEMATERLRYLEAMAVYCEANAMVEDYQQALSVASLGSTRDIQSLYPQLGLKSSPQVYETLEHRLTVAEAAQRLRLPMISKDGEVNEEEIEKWSAMSRSSLDSSNTSVTITSSSNSTNYTNLSAIGPVGPSGSVFSSNATDTGQPEVGGVPDRFLGITPSYLWRTQLQQEPLSNDMTEYQMPLLREIESRLKAKCDKLADAFIDDIDSSSGNSSARLPERVKLIIEEIEREEAALREDLYSADRKFAEYYNVLEQILGVLIKLVKDLKLQHQHKYDELQKTWLCKRCETMSAKLRVLEHILLLDTYTNESIPALHKIRKYLVEATEEASLSYNKAVTRLREYLGVDPHFDTIARQYHDIVQKLENMQWTIHQVEMDLKRLPST